The Candidatus Methylomirabilota bacterium DNA segment TCCTGCCGCGCCTCGTGGGGCAGTGGAAGCACCTGGAGAGGCTCGGGGGCGGCATCGGCACCCGGGGCCCCGGCGAGACACAGCTCGAGTCCGACCGCCGCATGATCCGCCACCGGATCGAAAAGATCCGCGGGGAGCTGGGGCGCGTGCGCGTGCACCGCAAGCTGCTGCGCCACCGGCGCAAGGCCGCCGGCGTACCCGTGGTGGCCCTCGTCGGCTACACCAACGCGGGCAAGACCACGCTCCTCAACCGCCTCACGGGCGCGGAGCACGCGGCCGCGGACCAGCTCTTCGTGACCCTCGACCCGGCGGCGCGGCTGGTCTCCCGGAACGCTCACGCTCCGTTCATCCTGACGGACACGGTCGGCTTCATCCGCAAGCTTCCCCATCAGCTCGTGGCGGCATTCAAGGCGACCCTCGAAGAGCTTGGGGAGGCCGACGTCCTCGTCCACGTGGTGGACGCCAGCCACCCGGGACTCGACGAGCAGATGCTGGCGGTGGACTCGCTCCTGTCCGAGCTCGAGCTCGGTCCCCGGCCGACCATCGTGGCGCTCAACAAAGTGGATCGTCTGGATGGGGACGCGGCGCTCAGCGCGCTCGTGGACCGGTTCGAGGGCGTCGCGCTCTCGGCCCGCACCGGCGAGGGAGTGGAGGCGCTCCTCAACCGCATCGAAGGCGCGCTGCGCCCGGGGCTGGTGCGCGTCACCCTGATTATTCCGTACCGGGACGGCACTGCGCTTGCCCAGTGCTACGAGCGCGGCCGCGTCCTCGCGCGCTCGGACGACGCAGACGGGATCCACCTCGACGTCGAGCTGCCGCCCCGCCTGCTGGCCTTTGTCGCGCCCTACCGCCAGACGAGCTAGGTGCCAGACGGCCTAGGTAAATGGCTCGAGGCCAACCAGTTTCGCGCCGGCAGGGCCGCCCGGAATGGTAGACTTGGTCCTCGTCCGCAGCGGATGATCTCATGGGACTTGCAAACTGGCTGACGACACTCCGCATCCTGCTCATCCCGGTCTTCGTGACTCTGCTGGTCTACCGGCAGGCGGGATGGGCCGTCCTCATCTTCTGCGCGGCGAGCCTGACTGACCTGCTCGACGGCTACATCGCGCGGACGCGGGGACGGCAGACGCGGCTGGGCGCCTTCCTCGATCCGGTCGCCGACAAGCTCCTCCTCACTTCCGCCTTCATCACCCTGACATACCTCAAGGTCATCCCGTTCTGGATCGCAGCCGTGGTGGTCAGCCGTGACCTCATGCTGAGCGTCGGCGTCCTCGTCATCCACGTCGCCGGGGGCACCGTGCATCCGACGCCTAGCTGGCTCGGGAAGGCCTCGACGCTCTTCCAGATGGCGACGGTTCTCTCCGCCATGCTCGCGTTCTATTTCAAGATGCTGATGTCGCTGCCGAAGGGGGCGGCTTGGGTGGCTGCGTTCTTCACTGTCGCCTCAGGGCTCCAGTACCTCGTGCAGGGTCTCAAGCAGCTGAACCCGCCGGCGGACGATCCCCTGGTGGCTTCGCCGCCGCGCGTGCGACATGACCAGCTGCGCTGAGCAGGCATGACCCGCTGCGCTGAGCAGGCATGACCAGCTGCGCTGAGCCAGGCCAGGGCGGCGTGGTCGTGGCGGCGGTCCGGCAGCGGACGCCTGCCGCGCGGGCAGGGCTCAGCGTAGGCGACCGCATCGTAGCCATCAACGGGGAGCGGCTCAGGGACGTCATCGACTTCCATTTCCACGGCGGCGTCACCGAGCTGAGGCTGTCGGTCGAGCGGGAAGGGCGGACGCGAAACGCACTCCTGCGCCGGATGGGACCTGACCTCGGCCTCGAGCTCGAGGCGCCTCGCCCGGGCGAGATCGATACGTGCAGCAACAAGTGCGTGTTCTGCTTCATCCACCAGCTGCCGCGCGGCATGCGAAAGAGCCTCTACGTCAAGGACGACGACTTCAAGCTCTCGTTCCTCCACGGCAACTACATCACCCTGACCGATCTGGAAGAGGACGAGCTCCGGCGCATCGAGGAGCAGCGCCTCTCGCCGCTCTACGTCTCCGTTCACGCGACCGATCCGGACCTCCGCCACCGCCTCCTGGGCCGGCCGCGCGTTCGCCGCGAGATCTTGCCCGTCATGGAGCGCCTGGCCAAGGCAGGCATCGTGATGCACGCGCAGATCGTCCTCGTGCCCGACTGGAACGACGGCGCCCAGCTCGAGCGCTCGGTGCGCGAGCTGGCCCGCCTCCACCCGCACATCGCCACCACCGCCGTAGTCCCCGTAGGGTTGACCCGGCACCGCGAGAGACTGCCGGAGCTCCGGACATTGACGCCCGCCGAAGCGGGGGACCTGGCGCGGACTATCGAAGTATGGCAGCGGGAGTTTCTGGACACGCTGGGCACGCGCTTCGTCTGGGCGTCGGACGAGGTGTACCTCGAGGCCGGGCGGCCGCTGCCCGCGGCCGCCGCGTACGAAGGCTTCCCGGTGATCGAGGATGGAATCGGCCTCGTTCGGCGCTTCAGCGATGGCTTTGCGGGCGCGGCGCGCCGGCTTCCCGCGCGCGTGGCAGCGCGCCGCACCGTGACCGTGGTCACCGGAGCGATGTTCGCCCCGAGCATGCGGCGTCTCCTGGATCGCATCGGCGTTCGGGGCCTGCGCGTCGAGCTGGCGCCGGTGGTCAACGACTGGTTCGGCCACGGCATCGGCGTCGCCGGGCTCCTGACCGGACAGGACATCGCGGCGCAGCTCGCCGGGCTGCCGCTCGGAGACGAGGTTCTCGTTCCCGCGGTCGCCATTCGCGACGGGGCAGGGGTCTTCCTCGACGACCTCTCGCCCGCCGATCTCAGCGCGTCGCTGGGCGTGCCCGTCCGGCCCGTCGAGACCACACCAAGCGCGCTCGCCGCCGCCCTCCTCGGCCGCTGAGCGGCCGGCCACGCCGTGATCCGTCCGGTCATCGCTCTCGTCGGCCGGCCCAACGTGGGCAAGTCCACGCTCTTCAACCGCCTGGTCGGCCGCCGCCGCTCCCTCGTTCACGATGTGCCGGGCGTGACCCGCGACCGGCTCTACGGCACCACGGTCTTCGAGCGCTGGCAGGCGACCGTGGTGGACACGGGCGGCTTCGACCCCAGCACCCAGTCCGACCTGATCGCGGCCGTGCGCGACCAGGTCATGATGGCCATCGAAGAGGCGGACCTGCTCGTCTTCGTCGTGGACGGCCGCGCAGGCATGACCGCGCTCGACCTGGAGATCGCCCGCATCCTGCGGCGCAGCCAGCATCCCGTCCTGCTCGCCGTGAACAAGGTCGACGGCGCCGGCCAGGAGACCGCCTCGGCGGATTTCTACCGCCTCGGCTTCGCGGCGGTCCAGCAGGTCTCGGCCGAGCACGGGCGCGGGGTCGCGGAACTCCTCGAGACCGCCCGCAGCCTGGCGCCCGAGCCCGTCGTGGAGATATCGCCCGAGGGCACGCGCGTAGCCATTATCGGCAGGCCGAACGTGGGCAAGTCCTCACTGGTCAACGCGGTCCTGGGCGAGGAGCGCGTGCTGGTGCACGAGGCGCCGGGGACGACGCGCGACGCGGTGGACACGCCGCTGACGTTCCGCGACCGCCGGTACCTGCTCATCGACACCGCAGGCATCCGGCGCAAGGGGCGCGTGACCGAGGTCCTCGAAAAGCTCGCGGTGGTCATGGCGCTCAAGAGTCTCGAGCGCTGCGACGTCGCGGTGCTCGTGATGGACGCATCGGAAGGGGTGACGTCGCAGGACGCCCACATCGCAGGCTATGCCCACGACGCTGGGCGCGCCATCGTGCTTGCGGTCAACAAGTGGGACCTGGTGCCGTCCGGCCTCATCGGCAAGGCCGAGGTCACGGCGCAGATCCACGAGCGGCTGCCCTTCCTCGACTACGCGCCCATCTGCTTCACGTCGGCGGTGACGAAGCTCGGCTTGCGCGACCTCTTTGATACTGTGGACGTGGTCGCCGCCGAGGCGCGCAAGCGTCTCCAGCCGGGCGAGGTCCTCACGATCTTCAGGCAGGCGCTCGAGCGGCGGCCGACTTCCTCGGGCGGCGTGCCGATCCGGGTCCACAGCGTCCAGCAGGTCGCGGTGTCCCCGCCGACGTTCGCTGTCAAGGTCAATGCGGCGGGCAAGCTGCACTTCTCCTACGAGCGCTACCTCATCAATTCGATCCGTCACGCGGCGGGCTTCGCCGGCTCGCCGATACGTCTGCTCGTGAGGCGAAGCGCGGCAAAGCGCAAGGGGACATCGGGTTCCCAGCCGAGTCGCGGATCCAGCAAGCGCCGCTCCTGAGCCGACCGCTCCTAAGTAGGCAGAACCCCTAGCGAAACCGTTGGTTGACCCCGGGGTCTGTGCTAACATGACGCGGCGTTAGATCCCGCGGCACAGCGAGGGCCCATGGCGAAGAACCCGGACCAGGAAGAGTTTCTCGAAGACGACGAGCAGGACGAAATAGCGCGGCGGAGCATCTTCTCGGCTGGGTGGTTCCGGGCTTTGCTCGTCCTGACGGTGCTGGCCATCGTCGTCGTCGTATCGCTGCCGTATCTGCTTAACTGGCTTGAGCCCACGCCGCCTCCACCGGCCAAAACCCAGGCCAAGAGCAGCACGCCCGCGCCTAGTCCGGCGGGAGCCCCGCCGGCCACGAGCACTCCGGCCCCGACCCTGATCCCAGCGCCTGCGGCACCTTCGGCGCCTGCGGGAGCTGGGGCGCCTGCGGGAGCTGGGCCACCCGCGCCACCCGCCAAGGCAGGGGCCCCCACGCCGCCCGCGCCTTCGGCGAAGGCGGAGGAGCCAAAGCCGGCTCCCGCCGCTCCCGCGCCGGCGGCACCGAGCCCGGCCGAACGTCCAATCGGCACCGCACCGCTGCCGGTGGTTCCGGCGCCGTCCGCACCCGCCGCCAAGCCCGAACCTGGGGCCAAGCCACCCCCAGCGGCCAAGGCGGCGCCCGCGGTACAACCGGGGCCCGCGGCGCAGGCAGCGCCTGCGGCCCAGCCAGCGCCTGCGGCCCGGGCGGAAGCCCCGAAGTCGGCGCCTGCGCCGAAGCGAGGCGGAGCGGCCGAGGGCGGCTCACCGGGCGGCTACTGGGTCCAGGTGGGGGCATTCCGCGAGGAGAAGAACGCCGAAGCGCTGGCCAAGCAGCTCCGAGGCGAGAACTTCCCGGTCCAGGTCTCGGCGGGTACCCGTGGCGGCGCGCCTGTCCCCGCTCCCGCGAAGACCTCAGGCGGGCAGAACCAGCTCTTCATTACGGGCTCCACCCCAGACGCGGTCAACGCGGCGCTCAAGGGCAAGGGCACGGCGCAGGCGGTCAAGGGCGGGGTGCAGGTCAATCCACCGTTCGATCTCGAGACGGCCAT contains these protein-coding regions:
- the pgsA gene encoding CDP-diacylglycerol--glycerol-3-phosphate 3-phosphatidyltransferase: MGLANWLTTLRILLIPVFVTLLVYRQAGWAVLIFCAASLTDLLDGYIARTRGRQTRLGAFLDPVADKLLLTSAFITLTYLKVIPFWIAAVVVSRDLMLSVGVLVIHVAGGTVHPTPSWLGKASTLFQMATVLSAMLAFYFKMLMSLPKGAAWVAAFFTVASGLQYLVQGLKQLNPPADDPLVASPPRVRHDQLR
- a CDS encoding SPOR domain-containing protein, whose product is MAKNPDQEEFLEDDEQDEIARRSIFSAGWFRALLVLTVLAIVVVVSLPYLLNWLEPTPPPPAKTQAKSSTPAPSPAGAPPATSTPAPTLIPAPAAPSAPAGAGAPAGAGPPAPPAKAGAPTPPAPSAKAEEPKPAPAAPAPAAPSPAERPIGTAPLPVVPAPSAPAAKPEPGAKPPPAAKAAPAVQPGPAAQAAPAAQPAPAARAEAPKSAPAPKRGGAAEGGSPGGYWVQVGAFREEKNAEALAKQLRGENFPVQVSAGTRGGAPVPAPAKTSGGQNQLFITGSTPDAVNAALKGKGTAQAVKGGVQVNPPFDLETAMSLSSSLKKDGFTVVIRRAKGAAPKAAAGGGPIYHVVRVGGYPDRTKAQQARGELEAKGHPGFLTQGAAR
- the der gene encoding ribosome biogenesis GTPase Der, producing MIRPVIALVGRPNVGKSTLFNRLVGRRRSLVHDVPGVTRDRLYGTTVFERWQATVVDTGGFDPSTQSDLIAAVRDQVMMAIEEADLLVFVVDGRAGMTALDLEIARILRRSQHPVLLAVNKVDGAGQETASADFYRLGFAAVQQVSAEHGRGVAELLETARSLAPEPVVEISPEGTRVAIIGRPNVGKSSLVNAVLGEERVLVHEAPGTTRDAVDTPLTFRDRRYLLIDTAGIRRKGRVTEVLEKLAVVMALKSLERCDVAVLVMDASEGVTSQDAHIAGYAHDAGRAIVLAVNKWDLVPSGLIGKAEVTAQIHERLPFLDYAPICFTSAVTKLGLRDLFDTVDVVAAEARKRLQPGEVLTIFRQALERRPTSSGGVPIRVHSVQQVAVSPPTFAVKVNAAGKLHFSYERYLINSIRHAAGFAGSPIRLLVRRSAAKRKGTSGSQPSRGSSKRRS
- a CDS encoding DUF512 domain-containing protein — its product is MTSCAEPGQGGVVVAAVRQRTPAARAGLSVGDRIVAINGERLRDVIDFHFHGGVTELRLSVEREGRTRNALLRRMGPDLGLELEAPRPGEIDTCSNKCVFCFIHQLPRGMRKSLYVKDDDFKLSFLHGNYITLTDLEEDELRRIEEQRLSPLYVSVHATDPDLRHRLLGRPRVRREILPVMERLAKAGIVMHAQIVLVPDWNDGAQLERSVRELARLHPHIATTAVVPVGLTRHRERLPELRTLTPAEAGDLARTIEVWQREFLDTLGTRFVWASDEVYLEAGRPLPAAAAYEGFPVIEDGIGLVRRFSDGFAGAARRLPARVAARRTVTVVTGAMFAPSMRRLLDRIGVRGLRVELAPVVNDWFGHGIGVAGLLTGQDIAAQLAGLPLGDEVLVPAVAIRDGAGVFLDDLSPADLSASLGVPVRPVETTPSALAAALLGR
- the hflX gene encoding GTPase HflX; this translates as MRKRERALLAALRLPRQRRYEVEESLDELGRLAESAGALVVGRVTQERLAPTPKLYFGKGKVDELRAFSERESANLMISDDALSPVQERNLGGSLGLKVIDRTALILDIFAQRARTMEGKLQVELAQLSYLLPRLVGQWKHLERLGGGIGTRGPGETQLESDRRMIRHRIEKIRGELGRVRVHRKLLRHRRKAAGVPVVALVGYTNAGKTTLLNRLTGAEHAAADQLFVTLDPAARLVSRNAHAPFILTDTVGFIRKLPHQLVAAFKATLEELGEADVLVHVVDASHPGLDEQMLAVDSLLSELELGPRPTIVALNKVDRLDGDAALSALVDRFEGVALSARTGEGVEALLNRIEGALRPGLVRVTLIIPYRDGTALAQCYERGRVLARSDDADGIHLDVELPPRLLAFVAPYRQTS